In Fusarium oxysporum Fo47 chromosome XI, complete sequence, the following are encoded in one genomic region:
- a CDS encoding major facilitator superfamily domain-containing protein, producing MDIEKKPRASMDENESCDSKSQGQVISPKPEALQHLSDEEVTALEKRLRRKIDLRLLPCMILIYIMNYLDRNAIGAARLGGMEEDLGLKGNEFQTAVSVLFVGYVLMQVPSNMLLNKIGKPASYLTACMIGWKQGVLCASTGAVHSFGALTAVRFLLGFVEAAFYPGAMATLSAWYVRKELGVRTAIFYSGSLISCAFSGLIAAGIIDGMNGVGGLLAWRWIFILEGSATVVIAFCCYWILPDFPATTKWLTEEERAIALWRMEVDAAGEEDWTAGDQQSLFHGFKLLLQDPKNWILIVVCYGAASAIAINSFFPTIVKSMGKDRITTLLLTAPPYLLACIVCAVVAWNADRVQERFWHTSLSIACALAGFIISASTTGIGPRYFGAMIMLPGIYSGFNMSMVWTANTNFRPVSKRAAALAFNNALATICSIYGSFLYPNGAEPRFILAFSVNAAMATIAIIASVALHFILKRANRKLELREAEEEAAGRHLPGSGFRYLT from the exons ATGGATatcgagaagaagccccGCGCCAGCATGGACGAGAATGAGTCTTGTGACTCCAAGAGCCAGGGGCAAGTCATATCTCCTAAGCCTGAAGCGCTTCAGCATCTTTCTGATGAGGAAGTCACGGCTCTGGAGAAGCGTCTCAGACGCAAGATTGATCTTCGCTTACTTCCTTGTATGATCTTGATCTACATCATGAACTATCTTGACAG GAACGCTATTGGAGCTGCTAGACTTGGCGGCATGGAGGAGGATCTGGGATTGAAGGGCAACGAGTTCCAG ACTGCCGTGTCTGTCCTTTTCGTCGGCTATGTTCTCATGCAAGTTCCCTCCAACATGCTGCTGAACAAAATCGGAAAGCCAGCCTCGTACCTTACGGCTTGCATGATCGGATGG AAACAGGGTGTTCTGTGCGCCTCCACCGGAGCTGTCCATAGCTTTGGTGCACTCACTGCAGTCCGATTCCTCCTTGGCTTCGTCGAAGCGGCCTTCTATCCCGGCGCTATGGCAACCCTCAGCGCCTGGTACGTGCGAAAGGAACTTGGCGTTCGAACTGCGATCTTCTACTCGGGATCTCTCATCTCGTGTGCTTTCTCCGGACTGATCGCCGCCGGCATCATTGACGGAATGAATGGTGTCGGTGGGCTTCTGGCCTGGCGATGGATCTTTATCCTCGAAGGCTCAGCCACTGTTGTCATCGCCTTCTGCTGCTACTGGATTCTCCCCGACTTTCCAGCAACCACCAAGTGGCTCACTGAAGAGGAACGCGCCATTGCTCTGTGGCGTATGGAGGTCGATGCCGCTGGTGAAGAGGACTGGACTGCAGGCGACCAGCAATCTCTCTTTCATGGATTTAAGCTGCTTCTCCAAGACCCCAAGAACTGGATCTTGATTGTTGTCTGCTACGGAGCTGCTAGCGCTATTGCTATTAACAGCTTCTTCCCTACTATCGTGAAGAGCATGGGCAAGGACAGAATCACCACCCTCTTGCTTACCGCACCTCCATATCTACTGGCATGCATCGTCTGTGCGGTTGTCGCATGGAACGCTGACCGGGTTCAAGAGCGCTTCTGGCATACGAGCTTGTCTATTGCCTGTGCGCTCGcaggcttcatcatctcagctTCTACCACCGGTATTGGCCCTCGCTACTTTGGCGCCATGATCATGCTGCCTGGTATCTATTCTGGTTTCAACATGTCCATGGTATGGAccgccaacaccaacttcCGACCTGTTTCTAAACGAGCTGCCGCGCTGGCATTCAACAATGCCCTGGCAACCATCTGCAGTATCTATGGATCTTTCTTGTATCCCAACGGCGCTGAACCGAGATTCATTCTAGCCTTTAGTGTCAACGCTGCCATGGCCACCATCGCTATCATTGCCAGTGTTGCCCTTCACTTCATTCTCAAGCGTGCTAACCGGAAGCTGGAACTTAGagaggccgaggaggaagctgCGGGACGACATCTTCCTGGATCTGGCTTCCGATATCTTACCTAG
- a CDS encoding L-Aspartase-like protein — MTVTQIISTVVPSEPKPTNGLLVKGANGHKVTVTIETKRLEKDSLGQLELPGDVLYGINTFRAIENFPLSGRPIATWPDFIYAFAVIKQAAARANYEVGTITSEQATAISEACEEIKTGVHDKHFAVDMMEGSGGTSTNMNVNEVIANIVAKNSGRALSDYTFVHPNDHVNMGQSTNDAVPSAMKLAVYRAMEGALGALQVLADAFALKRQEYSTLLRLGRTCLQDAQPMTYGQALGAHEAVIRRHREHLSTICDSFLVLPMGGTAIGTGFGSKSGYKAAVFKHLSSSLGVAVQPCSDAFDGMQNMDTCARLSAELRNTANSLWKIANDMILLSSGPNGGIAEITLPPVQAGSSIMPGKVNPVIPIAVCQVALAITGNDAAVSMACQQGMLEINHYELLVCDRLFDSIQLLKSVSKTFAKRCVKGLIANKETSEKHLLDASALATALVPSLGYAKVSSIVRSALAEERPFLDVVVERGLLRQNDVLGVLERSVFIE; from the exons ATGACGGTCACTCAAATCATCTCGACC GTTGTTCCCAGCGAGCCCAAGCCAACGAACGGCTTACTGGTCAAAGGGGCCAACGGACACAAAGTCACCGTGACTATCGAGACAAAGCGTCTCGAAAAAGACAGTCTCGGTCAGCTTGAACTCCCAGGCGATGTTCTCTACGGTATCAACACATTCCGCGCCATCGAAAACTTCCCTCTCTCAGGACGACCCATTGCCACCTGGCCAGATTTCATCTACGCATTTGCTGTAATCAAGCAAGCAGCAGCTCGTGCTAATTATGAAGTCGGCACTATCACATCTGAGCAGGCCACCGCTATTTCTGAAGCATGCGAGGAGATCAAAACTGGAGTACATGACAAGCATTTCGCAGTTGACATGATGGAGGGTTCTGGTGGTACATCTACCAACATGAACGTCAACGAGGTCATCGCCAACATCGTTGCTAAGAACTCAGGACGAGCTCTTTCCGATTACACCTTTGTTCATCCCAATGATCACGTCAACATGGGACAATCTACGAACGATGCTGTACCTTCAGCTATGAAGCTTGCTGTGTACCGCGCTATGGAGGGTGCTTTGGGTGCTCTCCAAGTGCTCGCGGATGCATTCGCTCTGAAGCGCCAGGAATACTCTActcttcttcgccttggAAGGACTTGTCTCCAGGATGCTCAGCCCATGACTTACGGTCAGGCTCTTGGTGCTCACGAGGCGGTCATCCGAAGACACAGAGAACATCTCAGCACGATCTGCGACTCATTCTTGGTTCTACCCATGGGCGGCACTGCTATTGGCACTGGATTTGGATCCAAGTCAGGCTACAAAGCAGCAGTCTTCAAGCATCTTTCCTCATCGCTGGGAGTTGCAGTGCAACCATGTAGCGACGCGTTTGACGGCATGCAGAACATGGACACTTGTGCACGCCTCTCAGCCGAGCTGCGCAACACTGCCAATAGTTTGTGGAAGATTGCAAACGATATGATTCTGCTCTCTTCGGGACCCAACGGCGGTATTGCTGAGATTACTCTGCCGCCCGTCCAGGCTGGCTCTTCCATCATGCCGGGCAAGGTCAACCCTGTCATTCCGATTGCAGTTTGTCAAGTGGCGCTGGCCATCACTGGAAATGATGCTGCTGTTTCCATGGCATGCCAGCAAGGGATGTTGGAAATCAATCACTACGAACTCTTGGTCTGCGACCGACTGTTCGACAGCATacagcttctcaagagcgTCTCCAAGACATTCGCCAAGCGTTGTGTTAAGGGCCTTATCGCAAACAAGGAGACGTCAGAGAagcatcttcttgacgcGAGTGCACTTGCAACAGCTCTTGTCCCGAGCCTTGGCTATGCCAAAGTGTCAAGCATCGTGAGATCAGCTCTGGCTGAAGAGCGCCCGTTTTTGGATGTGGTGGTAGAGCGGGGCTTGTTGAGGCAGAATGATGTTTTGGGTGTTCTGGAGCGTTCGGTTTTCATTGAGTAA
- a CDS encoding ABC-2 type transporter-domain-containing protein — MFIHLCSDVDIGRRSVDGDESVALSSMTGERSGARTVRDAVRSHYFGPPLRPAFKSMCIMTEFQGRTRDNNDLSDEPEYEGEIHDLARRFTSQSAASGHGPLFPLSDGGPLDPQSPHFNSKKWAKAYLKTRTETADGSTPRTAGIAFKNLNAYGFGQATDFQNTLTNIVLKASSFARKIFGDKGQRIDILRGIDGYVEAGEMLCVLGPPGSGCSTLLRSIAGETHGFHFGNDTVLNYQGIRPEQMKKAYRGEAIYTAEVDHHFPHLTVGDTLYFAARCRCPPKDKLPPGVTAREYAEHLRDVIMAMFGISHTKNTRVGDDYVRGVSGGERKRVTIAEAALGYSPLQCWDNSTRGLDSANAVEFCRVLRTQADTLGIASCVAIYQAPQSAYDLFDKVIVLYEGRQIYFGRTDKAQAYFENLGFICPEQQTTADFLTSMTNPAERIIRPGANPPRTSDEFSRAWQQSQQQSRLIDEIDYYMEQHPFDGHDLQKFSKSRRLDQAAAQRERSPFNLSYLQQYTINLWRGFTMLIGDPSITLTMLISNLFEGLIISSIFYNLPFNTTSFFRRTILLFFIVLINAFSSILEIMTLYAKRKVVEKQSRYAFYHPSAEALSAMATDLPYKVVNSILLNCTLYFMCNLRREPGPFFAFLLLSFSITLCMSMMFRFIGSATKSISQALAPACIILLALVLYSGFAIPPAYMQNWLGWIRWVNPVYYGLESVFLIEFVGQQFPCSDFVPHGPGYENLGNGEYVCNVPGSVPGQSFVKGEDYLKASFGFVNSHRWRNFGIIIAWTVFFMALHLWTTEYVASEHSKGEVLVFLREAMHKVSGKRVSDEESGVPTPTGKQEVSGSSSEKVEVEKQTSVFHWKDVCYDVKIKSETRRILDHVDGWVKPGTLTALMGVSGAGKTTLLDVLASRVTMGVVSGNMLVNGHSRDSSFQRKTGYVTQQDLHQASSTVREALRFSAMLRQPAKYSKQERLDYVETVLSLLGMDAYADAIIGVPGEGLNVEQRKRLTIAVELVARPQLLLFLDEPTSGLDSQTSWSICDLMEQLTKSGQAILCTIHQPSAMLFQRFDRLLLLAKGGKTVYFGQIGENSQILMDYFTRNGGPPLPPKANPAEHMLEVIGVAPGTHTDVDWPAAWRQSAEYRAVQEELESLKASHPSPTPTSGGADPSEYNEFASPLSTQLWEVTKRLFIQYWRSPGYMYSKAILTVGASLFIGLSVMNGENTVRGLQNQMFGVFIFLTIFSQVAEQMMPAFVEQRTLYEARERPAKTYSWQSFMFANLTVEIVWNSFIGIFAFICWYFPIGLYRNAEYTNEVHSRGITIFLHVWMFFLLASSFAHMIIAGLPNADTAGGVMNLLFIMMFAFCGVLAGPDALPGFWIFMYRVNPFTYVVEGFLGTTLANAPVTCADNEILEFKPANGTCEEFLSDYMSNMGGYLVGKSSGSKTQCQYCPMADTNAFLQGINVSFDNRWRDFGLLWVYVVFNCVAAIAIYWLARVPRKRKNKKE, encoded by the exons aTGTTTATTCATCTATGTTCTGACGTAG ATATAGGACGTCGATCCgttgatggcgatgagtCTGTGGCGCTGTCCTCCATGACAGGGGAGAGGTCCGGTGCTCGGACAGTCCGAGATGCCGTAAGGTCCCACTATTTCGGTCCTCCACTCCGTCCGGCCTTCAAGTCAATGTGTATCATGACGGAATTCCAGGGCCG GACGCGGGACAACAACGACCTGTCTGATGAACCTGAGTACGAAGGGGAAATCCACGACTTGGCGCGCAGGTTTACGAGTCAATCTGCTGCATCGGGTCATGGGCCATTGTTCCCCTTGAGTGATGGCGGTCCCCTTGATCCGCAGAGCCCCCATTTCAACTCCAAGAAATGGGCCAAGGCCTATCTCAAGACCCGGACCGAAACTGCTGATGGTAGTACTCCTCGCACTGCCGGTATCGcgttcaagaacctcaatgCATACGGCTTTGGCCAAGCGACCGACTTCCAGAATACTCTGACCAACATCGTCctcaaggcttcgagtttCGCCAGGAAGATATTTGGGGACAAGGGTCAGCGCATTGATATCCTCCGTGGTATCGACGGGTACGTCGAAGCTGGAGAGATGCTATGTGTTCTAGGCCCTCCAGGCTCGGGCTGTTCAACCCTGCTTCGCAGTATTGCAGGCGAGACCCACGGCTTTCACTTCGGCAACGATACAGTCTTGAACTACCAGGGCATCCGGCCCgagcagatgaagaaagcCTATCGAGGCGAAGCCATCTACACGGCCGAAGTCGATCACCATTTCCCGCATCTTACCGTCGGCGATACCCTTTACTTCGCCGCCCGCTGCCGATGTCCTCCAAAGGACAAGCTTCCTCCTGGTGTCACAGCGCGAGAGTATGCTGAGCATCTTCGCGATGTTATCATGGCTATGTTTGGCATTTCACATACCAAGAACACTcgagttggtgatgactACGTCCGTGGTGTCAGTGGCGGCGAGCGCAAGAGAGTCACCATCGCCGAGGCTGCCCTGGGATATTCCCCTCTACAGTGCTGGGACAACAGCACACGCGGTCTCGATAGCGCCAACGCCGTTGAGTTCTGCCGTGTCTTGCGAACCCAAGCTGATACCCTCGGTATTGCCTCTTGCGTCGCAATCTACCAAGCGCCTCAGAGTGCCTATGAT CTAtttgacaaggtcattgtCCTGTACGAGGGCCGTCAGATCTACTTCGGAAGGACGGACAAGGCCCAAGCCTACTTTGAGAACCTCGGCTTCATTTGCCCCGAGCAACAGACAACAGCCGACTTCCTCACTTCGATGACCAACCCAGCCGAGAGAATAATCCGCCCCGGCGCCAATCCACCTCGAACTTCGGACGAGTTTTCCCGGGCCTGGCAGCAAAGCCAGCAACAGTCTAGACTTATCGACGAGATCGACTACTATATGGAACAACATCCCTTCGATGGACATGATCTTCAAAAGTTCTCCAAATCCCGAAGGCTCGATCAAGCCGCGGCTCAGAGGGAACGGTCTCCCTTCAACCTCTCCTATCTACAACAATACACCATCAACCTCTGGCGAGGCTTCACTATGTTGATCGGAGACCCTAGCATCACTCTCACCATGCTTATCAGCAACCTATTCGAGGGACTGATTATTTCGAGTATTTTCTACAACCTGCCTTTCAACACCACAAGCTTCTTCCGTCGAACCATTCTGCTattcttcatcgtcctcatcaacgCGTTCTCGAGCATCCTCGAGATCATGACTCTGTATGCAAAGCGAAAGGTTGTTGAAAAGCAGTCTCGATACGCTTTTTACCATCCGAGTGCCGAAGCCCTGTCAGCAATGGCCACTGATCTCCCGTACAAGGTCGTCAACTCAATTCTTCTCAATTGCACGCTATACTTCATGTGCAACCTGCGTCGCGAACCGGGTCCATTCTTcgctttccttcttctctcattctctaTCACTCTCTGTATGTCGATGATGTTCCGCTTCATTGGCTCTGCAACCAAGTCCATTTCCCAGGCCCTGGCCCCTGCCTGCATCATCCTGTTGGCTTTGGTCTTATACTCAGGATTCGCGATCCCTCCCGCTTATATGCAGAACTGGCTTGGTTGGATCCGATGGGTGAACCCTGTATATTATGGCCTGGAGAGCGTGTTTTTAATCGAGTTTGTTGGTCAACAGTTCCCCTGCTCAGACTTTGTCCCGCATGGTCCTGGTTACGAGAACTTAGGCAACGGCGAATACGTTTGCAATGTGCCCGGATCTGTACCCGGCCAATCATTCGTCAAGGGTGAGGATTACTTGAAGGCCTCATTTGGCTTCGTCAACAGCCACCGATGGAGGAACTttggcatcatcatcgcctgGACTGTGTTCTTTAtggctcttcatctttggaCTACCGAGTATGTCGCTTCGGAGCACTCAAAAGGCGAAGTGTTGGTCTTTCTCCGGGAGGCTATGCACAAGGTATCTGGTAAGCGGGTCAGCGATGAAGAGTCGGGTGTTCCTACGCCTACAGGAAAACAAGAGGTATCTGGTTCTTCGAGTGAGAaggtcgaggtcgagaagcaaACGTCCGTCTTCCATTGGAAGGATGTCTGCTACgacgtcaagatcaagagcgAGACGCGCAGGATTTTGGATCATGTCGATGGTTGGGTCAAGCCTGGAACCTTGACGGCTCTCATG GGTGTCTCGGGTGCCGGTAAAACCACTCTTCTCGACGTCCTCGCCAGTCGGGTGACAATGGGTGTTGTCTCCGGTAATATGCTTGTTAATGGTCACTCTCGCGACTCTTCCTTTCAGAGGAAGACGGGCTATGTGACTCAGCAGGATCTGCACCAGGCCAGTTCAACGGTACGAGAAGCGCTACGATTTAGTGCTATGCTTCGGCAGCCAGCGAAGTACTCCAAGCAAGAACGACTGGACTACGTCGAGACTGTCCTTTCGCTCCTCGGGATGGACGCCTATGCAGATGCCATTATCGGTGTCCCAGGAGAAGGCCTCAATGTTGAACAGCGCAAGAGACTTACGATCgctgttgagcttgtcgcACGTCCGCAGCTTTTACTCTTTCTCGATGAGCCGACTTCTGGACTCGACAGTCAGACTTCCTGGTCTATCTGCGACTTGATGGAGCAATTGACCAAGAGTGGTCAAGCGATATTGTGTACCATTCATCAGCCCTCTGCTATGCTTTTCCAACGATTTGACCGCCTACTTCTGCTCGCGAAGGGGGGAAAGACTGTCTATTTTGGTCAAATCGGTGAGAATTCGCAGATCTTGATGGACTACTTCACTCGCAACGGAGGCCCGCCTCTACCACCCAAGGCCAACCCAGCAGAGCATATGCTTGAAGTAATCGGGGTGGCACCGGGTACTCATACTGATGTAGATTGGCCAGCCGCATGGAGACAGTCTGCAGAGTACAGGGCAGTGCAAGAGGAGCTCGAATCTCTTAAGGCGTCACACCCATCGCCTACACCTACATCAGGCGGCGCTGACCCCTCCGAGTATAACGAGTTTGCTTCTCCTCTATCTACACAGTTATGGGAGGTCACGAAACGCCTTTTTATTCAGTACTGGAGAAGCCCGGGTTATATGTACTCCAAGGCCATTCTCACAGTCGGCGCA TCCTTGTTTATCGGACTTTCTGTTATGAATGGCGAAAATACAGTCCGCGGTCTTCAGAATCAGATGTTTGGTGtattcatcttcttgaccatctttTCGCAGGTCGCTGAACAAATGATGCCCGCCTTTGTAGAGCAGAGGACTCTTTACGAGGCTCGTGAGCGTCCCGCAAAGACATACTCTTGGCAGTCATTCATGTTTGCCAATCTGACAGTCGAGATCGTCTGGAACTCG TTCATCGGTATCTTTGCCTTCATATGCTGGTATTTCCCCATCGGCCTCTACCGCAATGCTGAGTACACGAACGAGGTCCATTCTCGTGGCATCACCATCTTCCTTCACGTCTGGATGTTCTTCCTACTCGCTTCGTCTTTCGCCCACATGATCATCGCCGGACTTCCCAACGCTGATACTGCAGGTGGTGTCATGAACCTGCTGTTTATCATGATGTTCGCATTTTGCGGCGTCCTCGCTGGCCCTGATGCTCTGCCCGGTTTCTGGATCTTCATGTACCGCGTCAATCCTTTCACATACGTGGTAGAGGGTTTCCTCGGCACGACTCTTGCCAATGCGCCTGTTACTTGTGCCGACAACGAGATCTTGGAGTTCAAGCCTGCGAATGGTACATGTGAGGAGTTTCTGTCGGATTACATGTCCAATATGGGCGGATATCTTGTTGGTAAGAGTTCAGGCAGCAAAACTCAGTGTCAATACTGTCCTATGGCAGATACCAATGCCTTCCTGCAGGGGATCAATGTTAGTTTCGACAACCGCTGGAGAGACTTTGGGCTACTTTGGGTTTACGTTGTCTTCAACTGTGTGGCTGCAATTGCTATCTACTGGTTGGCTCGCGTCCCtaggaagaggaagaacaAAAAGGAATAA